From Paenibacillus physcomitrellae, the proteins below share one genomic window:
- a CDS encoding aminotransferase class V-fold PLP-dependent enzyme: MYLDHAATSWPKPEAVINAMTESVTFMAGSPGRGTHGMSLQAGRTMNKARSTLSKLLGFGNPNDVAFAQNATMALNLAIKGLLQPGDHVISTMLEHNSVRRPLEFLKRTQGIEVNYVPVDLSGQINLEAVKKLFRTNTKLVIATHSSNLLGCILPVEELARLAHEHGAVMLVDGAQTVGNLPVDVERMGIDMLAFPGHKGLLGPQGTGGLYIHPDINLEPQMHGGTGSQSAEPEQPDIRPDRYEAGTPNIPGISGLAAGAEEVLRIGVEQIYKHEWSLTQTIVENLQNLSGVKLIGPALGEPRTGIVSFILENQDPAQTAFHLDRKYGIAVRAGYHCTPLGHAQAQTTETGAVRVSVGYTTQEYEVETLIRAVAELSKG; encoded by the coding sequence ATATATTTGGATCATGCGGCAACCTCATGGCCTAAACCCGAAGCCGTGATCAACGCCATGACGGAGTCCGTGACTTTTATGGCTGGAAGTCCGGGACGCGGCACTCACGGCATGTCATTGCAGGCCGGAAGGACGATGAACAAGGCCAGATCAACCTTGTCCAAACTTCTAGGATTTGGAAATCCGAATGATGTTGCTTTTGCTCAAAATGCTACAATGGCTCTGAATCTGGCTATCAAAGGTCTGCTTCAACCCGGGGATCACGTCATTAGTACGATGCTGGAGCATAATTCCGTAAGGCGGCCGTTGGAGTTTCTGAAACGGACGCAAGGGATCGAAGTGAATTATGTACCTGTAGATTTGTCCGGTCAGATAAATTTGGAAGCAGTGAAAAAACTGTTCCGTACAAATACTAAGCTGGTTATTGCTACCCATAGTTCCAATTTACTCGGCTGCATTTTGCCTGTAGAAGAGCTTGCTCGTTTGGCACATGAACATGGTGCGGTGATGCTTGTGGACGGGGCTCAGACTGTCGGCAACCTGCCGGTTGATGTAGAGCGGATGGGAATTGACATGCTGGCTTTTCCCGGACATAAAGGGCTGCTCGGACCTCAAGGCACCGGCGGACTTTATATTCATCCTGATATAAATTTGGAGCCTCAAATGCATGGGGGGACAGGAAGTCAATCTGCCGAACCTGAACAGCCTGATATTCGGCCTGATCGATATGAAGCCGGCACACCTAATATTCCAGGAATTTCCGGTCTGGCAGCGGGAGCAGAAGAAGTGCTGCGCATAGGTGTGGAACAAATTTACAAGCATGAATGGTCGCTGACCCAAACGATTGTAGAGAATTTACAGAACTTAAGCGGGGTAAAGCTGATAGGTCCAGCCTTGGGTGAACCACGGACCGGGATCGTTTCCTTTATCCTGGAGAATCAGGACCCAGCGCAAACGGCTTTTCATCTGGATCGGAAATATGGGATTGCGGTTCGGGCCGGTTATCACTGCACACCGCTTGGTCATGCACAAGCCCAGACAACAGAGACTGGAGCGGTAAGGGTCAGCGTTGGGTATACCACTCAAGAGTACGAGGTTGAAACGTTGATCCGGGCGGTTGCAGAGCTTTCAAAAGGTTGA
- a CDS encoding YidC/Oxa1 family membrane protein insertase — MSLLKTKKSRWILLILAIGLIAVLAGCGNTAASQTTTEDLRNGNFWNANVVYWFSLTLDSFANWFGGEYGLAILVMVIIVRTIILPLTLKQVKSSKAMQALQPELNKLKEKYKDNPQQQQQETMKLFQEHKVNPMAGCFPLIIQMPVFIALYNSIIHNSAISQHSFLWLELGKPDHLFILPLLAAATTFIQTKMMSSMNPSSIAGPMQFMMFIYPVLIFFMAYNFPSALPLYWFYSNLYTIVQNYILYRKKPGTAAVASVSTDSTPTKGSSKKGGSNLKAGTPNRSAKEAKKSK; from the coding sequence GTGTCTTTACTGAAGACTAAAAAGAGCAGATGGATTCTGCTTATTCTGGCTATCGGATTGATTGCCGTACTCGCGGGCTGCGGGAATACGGCTGCGTCACAAACGACAACAGAAGACCTGAGAAACGGTAACTTCTGGAATGCAAATGTAGTCTACTGGTTCTCGCTCACCTTGGATAGTTTTGCCAACTGGTTTGGGGGCGAATATGGTCTTGCCATCCTGGTGATGGTGATTATCGTGCGGACGATTATCCTGCCGCTTACGCTTAAGCAGGTTAAGAGTTCCAAAGCGATGCAGGCGCTGCAGCCTGAACTGAACAAGCTTAAAGAGAAATACAAGGATAATCCGCAGCAGCAGCAGCAGGAAACGATGAAGCTCTTCCAGGAGCACAAGGTAAACCCGATGGCGGGTTGTTTCCCGCTGATTATTCAAATGCCGGTATTTATCGCGCTGTATAACTCGATTATTCATAACTCGGCGATCAGCCAGCACTCTTTCTTGTGGCTGGAGCTGGGTAAACCGGATCATCTCTTTATTCTGCCTTTGCTGGCGGCAGCAACGACATTCATTCAAACGAAAATGATGTCCAGCATGAATCCGTCCAGCATAGCGGGACCTATGCAGTTCATGATGTTTATTTATCCGGTTCTGATTTTCTTTATGGCTTACAACTTCCCATCCGCTTTGCCTTTGTACTGGTTCTACAGCAACCTGTACACGATCGTTCAGAACTATATCTTGTACCGGAAAAAACCAGGAACGGCTGCTGTGGCTTCCGTTTCGACTGATTCAACACCAACCAAGGGAAGTTCCAAAAAAGGCGGCTCTAACTTAAAAGCCGGTACTCCTAACCGGAGCGCCAAGGAGGCTAAAAAGTCGAAATGA
- the rsmG gene encoding 16S rRNA (guanine(527)-N(7))-methyltransferase RsmG, with protein sequence MDQVQAQFTALLEEKGITLNEVQLEQFEGYYRELVSWNEKMNLTGITEREEVYIKHFYDSLSLAFYVDMNKVGSLADIGSGAGFPGLPLKLAFPHLQLTIVDSLNKRITFLQHVADELKLEQVKLVHGRAEDIARQSGFRDSYDLVTARAVARMAVLNEFCLPFAKVGGMFAAMKGTDPSEEVKEAARSFKELKGKVKQSFQFELPVSDSSRHIILVNKVQATPGKYPRKAGTPLKSPLV encoded by the coding sequence ATGGATCAAGTCCAAGCTCAGTTCACCGCCCTGCTTGAAGAGAAGGGCATTACGCTGAACGAAGTACAGCTGGAACAGTTCGAAGGTTATTACCGTGAGCTGGTCAGTTGGAACGAGAAAATGAATTTAACCGGGATCACGGAACGTGAAGAAGTGTATATCAAGCATTTTTACGATTCGTTATCGCTGGCATTCTATGTAGATATGAACAAGGTCGGGTCTCTGGCCGATATTGGGTCGGGGGCCGGCTTTCCCGGGCTTCCGCTGAAGCTTGCTTTCCCTCATTTGCAGCTGACGATCGTCGATTCTTTGAACAAAAGAATTACGTTCCTGCAGCATGTAGCCGATGAACTGAAGCTGGAACAGGTGAAGCTGGTGCATGGCCGCGCTGAAGATATTGCCCGTCAGTCCGGCTTCCGGGACAGCTATGATTTGGTTACCGCTCGTGCGGTGGCGCGGATGGCTGTGTTGAATGAATTTTGCCTGCCTTTCGCCAAGGTTGGCGGCATGTTCGCGGCGATGAAAGGAACTGATCCAAGCGAAGAGGTGAAGGAAGCGGCTCGCAGCTTTAAGGAACTAAAAGGAAAGGTTAAGCAATCCTTCCAATTTGAGCTGCCTGTGTCTGATTCGAGCAGACATATTATCCTGGTGAATAAAGTGCAGGCTACGCCGGGAAAATATCCGCGCAAAGCGGGGACTCCGCTTAAATCGCCGCTTGTGTAA
- a CDS encoding ParA family protein, which produces MSKTIAIANQKGGVGKTTTSVNLGAGLALIGKKVLLVDIDPQGNTTSGVGINKADVPNCIYDVLINEVHPREAITPTQIEGLDVIAATIQLAGAEIELVPTISREVRLKKALQLVKNDYDYILIDCPPSLGILTLNSLTAADSVLIPIQCEFYALEGLSQLLNTVRLVQKHLNTSLEIEGVLLTMFDARTNLGIQVIEEVKKYFQQKVYKTVIPRNVRLSEAPSHGQSIMTYDPRSKGAEVYLELAKEVVSYE; this is translated from the coding sequence TTGTCTAAAACTATTGCCATAGCAAATCAGAAGGGCGGGGTAGGGAAAACAACAACTTCCGTCAACTTAGGTGCTGGTCTTGCTTTAATCGGTAAAAAGGTGCTGTTGGTCGATATCGATCCGCAGGGGAATACTACAAGCGGTGTAGGCATTAATAAGGCAGATGTTCCCAATTGTATTTATGATGTGCTGATTAACGAAGTTCATCCAAGAGAAGCGATCACGCCTACTCAAATTGAGGGCTTGGATGTTATCGCGGCGACCATTCAGTTGGCAGGTGCTGAAATTGAGTTGGTGCCTACGATTTCCCGTGAGGTTCGTTTAAAGAAAGCTTTGCAGCTTGTGAAAAATGACTATGATTACATTCTGATCGACTGCCCTCCATCTTTGGGGATCTTAACGCTGAATTCACTGACAGCAGCCGATTCTGTTCTCATCCCGATTCAATGTGAGTTCTACGCGCTGGAAGGACTCAGCCAGCTGCTCAATACAGTTCGTTTGGTGCAGAAACATTTGAACACTTCGCTGGAGATCGAAGGCGTCTTGTTAACGATGTTTGACGCACGTACGAATCTGGGCATTCAGGTTATTGAAGAAGTGAAGAAATACTTCCAACAAAAGGTTTATAAAACGGTTATTCCGCGGAATGTTCGCTTAAGTGAGGCGCCTTCGCATGGACAATCGATTATGACTTATGATCCGCGTTCTAAAGGAGCCGAAGTTTATTTAGAGTTAGCAAAGGAAGTGGTCTCTTATGAGTAA
- the jag gene encoding RNA-binding cell elongation regulator Jag/EloR has protein sequence MNKVVTSGKTIEDAVKQGLAMLGVAEDQVAVTVLEQPSRGFLGLIGVKPAKVAVSLLTEERPESESPQEELPSESLPPETSTVQAGEQDRDPYEAAASFLREVGESMGLELEVEIKKHRDGMLLAVSGSNLGLLIGRRGQTLDALQYLANIVANRYSTNFVRLIVDAENFRQRRKKTLEELAERLAERVVRTGKEVVLEPMPSQERKAIHAKLQNHPEVKTLSKGDEPNRRVVITPRYK, from the coding sequence ATGAACAAGGTCGTGACGTCGGGAAAGACCATTGAAGATGCTGTGAAACAAGGATTGGCCATGCTCGGCGTGGCCGAGGACCAAGTTGCCGTAACTGTATTGGAGCAGCCATCAAGAGGTTTTCTGGGTCTGATTGGGGTCAAACCCGCGAAGGTGGCTGTGTCGCTGCTGACCGAAGAACGTCCGGAATCAGAATCCCCGCAGGAGGAATTGCCGTCTGAATCCCTGCCGCCTGAGACATCAACCGTCCAGGCGGGGGAGCAGGACCGTGATCCTTACGAGGCGGCGGCGTCATTTCTGCGTGAAGTTGGCGAAAGCATGGGCCTTGAGCTTGAAGTTGAAATTAAGAAACATCGTGACGGGATGCTTCTGGCCGTATCGGGCAGCAATCTCGGTTTGCTGATCGGGCGCAGAGGGCAGACGCTCGACGCGCTGCAGTACCTAGCTAATATTGTAGCTAACCGCTATTCTACTAATTTTGTACGTCTTATTGTTGATGCCGAGAATTTCCGCCAGCGCCGCAAGAAGACGTTGGAGGAACTCGCTGAACGCTTGGCTGAGCGGGTGGTGCGGACAGGCAAGGAAGTGGTGCTTGAGCCGATGCCTTCCCAGGAAAGGAAAGCCATTCATGCCAAGCTGCAGAATCATCCTGAAGTAAAGACGCTTAGCAAAGGCGATGAACCGAATCGCCGGGTCGTCATAACACCCAGATATAAATAA
- the mnmG gene encoding tRNA uridine-5-carboxymethylaminomethyl(34) synthesis enzyme MnmG, with protein MGYTAGNYDVIVVGAGHAGVEAALAAARMGCSTLMVTINLDMIAFMPCNPSIGGPAKGHVVREIDALGGEMGRNIDKTFIQMRMLNTGKGPAVHALRAQADKFLYQQTMKETMEKEPNLTMRQGMVEKLIVENGECVGVITKTGAEYHAKSVVLTTGTYLRGKIIMGELMYESGPNNQQPSVGLALHLKELGFDLVRFKTGTPPRVHKDTIDFTQTEIQPGDEKPKFFSYETKGSDNEQLPCWLTYTSIETHEIINENLHRAPMFSGVIEGTGPRYCPSIEDKIVRFSDKPKHQIFLEPEGKNTSEYYVQGLSTSMPEDVQLRILRSIPGLQNVEMMRTGYAIEYDAMVPTQLWPSLETKQMPGLFTAGQINGTSGYEEAAGQGIMAGINAARKVQGKDPVVLNRSEGYIGVLIDDLVTKGTNEPYRLLTSRAEYRLLLRHDNADLRLTPIGHEIGLISEERYNQFLDKKAKVEAEIERLRATKVKPSEVNPLLESIESAPIQDGSNLLTILRRPEVTYDMIDSLNPSEVELDEDMMEQVEIQVKYAGYIEKQLVHVERLQKMEKKKIPEQIEYEDIQGLAIEARQKLAKIRPISIGQASRISGVTPADISILLVYLEHFNRVTASTASREG; from the coding sequence ATGGGCTACACAGCAGGAAACTACGACGTCATTGTTGTAGGCGCCGGCCATGCCGGTGTGGAAGCAGCGCTTGCCGCGGCACGTATGGGCTGCAGCACGCTGATGGTCACGATTAACCTGGACATGATTGCGTTTATGCCCTGCAACCCGTCGATCGGCGGACCGGCTAAAGGTCATGTCGTGCGTGAAATTGACGCGCTGGGCGGGGAAATGGGACGCAATATCGATAAAACGTTTATTCAAATGCGGATGCTGAATACGGGAAAAGGACCGGCCGTACATGCTTTGCGTGCGCAAGCCGATAAGTTCCTGTACCAGCAAACGATGAAGGAAACGATGGAGAAGGAGCCTAACCTGACGATGCGTCAGGGGATGGTCGAGAAGCTGATCGTAGAGAACGGCGAGTGTGTCGGCGTTATTACGAAGACAGGCGCCGAGTACCATGCCAAGTCGGTGGTTTTGACTACAGGCACTTACCTGCGCGGCAAAATCATTATGGGCGAACTGATGTATGAAAGCGGCCCGAACAACCAGCAGCCGTCGGTCGGCCTTGCCCTCCATTTGAAGGAGCTTGGTTTTGATCTGGTTCGCTTTAAAACGGGTACGCCGCCGCGTGTCCACAAGGATACGATTGATTTTACCCAAACGGAAATTCAGCCTGGGGATGAGAAGCCGAAATTCTTTTCCTATGAAACAAAAGGCTCAGACAATGAGCAGCTTCCATGCTGGCTGACCTACACGTCGATCGAAACGCATGAAATTATCAATGAGAATCTGCATCGTGCCCCTATGTTCTCTGGTGTTATTGAAGGAACGGGTCCGCGTTACTGCCCATCCATCGAAGATAAAATTGTGCGGTTCAGCGACAAACCGAAACATCAGATTTTTCTGGAGCCGGAAGGCAAAAATACGTCGGAGTATTACGTACAAGGCTTGTCAACAAGTATGCCAGAGGATGTACAGCTGCGTATTCTCCGTTCGATTCCAGGCCTGCAAAATGTAGAAATGATGCGTACTGGCTACGCTATTGAATATGATGCGATGGTGCCCACGCAATTGTGGCCATCCCTGGAAACGAAGCAGATGCCAGGCTTGTTCACGGCTGGACAAATCAACGGAACCTCCGGTTATGAGGAAGCGGCGGGTCAAGGCATTATGGCCGGCATTAACGCGGCTCGTAAAGTGCAGGGCAAAGATCCGGTCGTATTGAACCGTTCTGAAGGATATATTGGCGTTCTGATCGATGATTTGGTGACAAAAGGTACGAATGAGCCTTATCGTTTGCTGACTTCACGTGCGGAATACCGTTTGCTGCTTCGTCATGACAATGCGGACCTGCGTTTGACGCCTATCGGTCATGAGATCGGATTGATCTCCGAAGAACGTTATAACCAATTTTTGGATAAAAAAGCGAAAGTGGAAGCCGAAATTGAACGTCTTCGTGCCACTAAAGTGAAACCTTCCGAGGTTAACCCGCTGCTGGAAAGTATCGAGTCTGCGCCGATTCAGGATGGAAGCAATCTGCTGACGATTTTACGTCGTCCTGAAGTCACTTATGACATGATTGATTCCCTTAACCCGTCTGAAGTAGAACTGGATGAGGATATGATGGAGCAGGTGGAGATCCAAGTGAAATATGCCGGATACATCGAGAAGCAGCTTGTTCACGTGGAACGTCTGCAGAAGATGGAGAAGAAAAAAATTCCGGAGCAAATCGAATATGAGGATATTCAAGGTCTGGCGATCGAGGCCCGGCAGAAGCTTGCCAAAATCCGTCCGATTTCAATCGGTCAGGCTTCTCGGATTTCCGGTGTGACACCTGCGGATATTTCGATTCTGCTCGTATATTTGGAGCATTTCAACCGTGTAACCGCATCGACTGCATCGAGAGAGGGGTAA
- a CDS encoding DUF4446 family protein produces MQELNDLISDQLFVLIGGLAVLVLWLLIWNFVQGAKLRKMRRKYEMMMKGTGVEDLESLLVNLKVQLDEVEDEHEKQQRQLQQLEAIIPKQKAKIGIKRYNAYAETGSDLSFSIAIINEMKDGVVLTGLFNREGSYVYAKPLKQGESTYSLSPEEREAIILAGQEG; encoded by the coding sequence ATGCAGGAATTGAACGATCTCATTTCGGATCAGCTGTTTGTCCTGATTGGAGGACTGGCCGTATTGGTATTATGGCTGCTCATCTGGAATTTTGTCCAAGGGGCAAAGCTCAGAAAGATGCGCAGGAAGTATGAGATGATGATGAAGGGGACCGGGGTTGAAGATTTAGAATCTTTGCTCGTGAACCTGAAGGTACAGCTGGATGAGGTTGAGGATGAGCATGAGAAACAGCAGCGGCAACTGCAGCAGCTTGAAGCGATCATTCCGAAACAGAAAGCAAAAATAGGCATAAAGCGTTACAACGCTTATGCCGAAACCGGGAGCGACCTGAGCTTCTCCATTGCAATCATCAATGAAATGAAGGATGGGGTAGTGCTGACAGGGTTGTTTAACCGCGAGGGCTCCTATGTATATGCCAAACCGCTCAAACAGGGTGAATCGACTTATTCGTTGTCACCGGAAGAGCGGGAAGCCATTATTCTGGCTGGGCAAGAGGGCTAA
- the noc gene encoding nucleoid occlusion protein, whose amino-acid sequence MKEQFSKLFGLTERSAGDEVKQIPVDEIVGSPYQPRTIFDDEKIEELCQTIKTHGVIQPIVVRLRNNAYEIIAGERRWRAVKKLGLETIPAIIRDFNDSQAASIALIENLQREGLTSIEEAVAYQNLIDLHQLTQESLAQRLGKSQSTIANKIRLLQLPEIVKNALMERKITERHARALLSLDTEELQQKVLEEIITKELNVKQTEARIAFYKEVAKTKKKKRISFTKDVRLALNTIRQSIDMVNDSGLEIKTSETDHEDHYEIVIQIPKR is encoded by the coding sequence ATGAAAGAACAATTTTCTAAATTGTTTGGTTTGACTGAGCGAAGCGCTGGGGATGAGGTTAAGCAAATTCCGGTTGATGAGATTGTCGGAAGCCCTTATCAGCCACGTACTATTTTTGACGATGAGAAGATCGAGGAATTGTGCCAGACGATCAAAACTCATGGAGTCATTCAACCTATTGTGGTCCGCCTTCGCAACAATGCGTATGAGATTATAGCCGGCGAGCGCCGTTGGAGAGCAGTCAAGAAGTTAGGTTTGGAGACGATCCCGGCGATCATTCGTGATTTTAATGATTCGCAGGCTGCTTCCATTGCGTTAATTGAGAACCTGCAAAGGGAAGGACTTACTTCCATTGAAGAAGCTGTCGCTTATCAAAATTTAATTGACCTGCATCAATTGACGCAGGAAAGTTTGGCCCAACGATTGGGGAAAAGCCAATCCACCATTGCGAATAAAATTCGCCTGCTTCAGCTTCCGGAAATCGTAAAGAACGCCTTGATGGAACGGAAGATCACGGAACGTCATGCACGCGCGTTATTGTCCTTGGACACGGAAGAACTGCAGCAAAAGGTTCTGGAAGAGATCATCACGAAGGAACTGAATGTGAAACAAACCGAAGCGAGGATTGCTTTCTATAAAGAAGTTGCGAAAACTAAAAAGAAGAAACGGATCTCTTTTACCAAAGATGTCCGTTTGGCCTTGAATACGATTCGTCAATCCATCGATATGGTCAATGACTCCGGTCTTGAGATTAAAACCTCGGAAACCGATCATGAAGATCATTATGAGATCGTGATACAAATTCCAAAACGCTAA
- a CDS encoding ParB/RepB/Spo0J family partition protein, translating into MSKRLGKGLDALIPSLSVNEDDKVVEISLKQLRANPYQPRKSFDEEAIKELAESIRQHGVIQPIIVRSVLKGYEIIAGERRFRASQYCGKETIPAVIRNFTDQQVMEIALIENLQRENLNAMEVAVAYQGLMDQFQLTQEELSMKVGKSRSHIANFLRLLSLPEEVKDCVSRGTLSMGHARALVGLKNPVVIKQLAEQCIEGEWSVRQLEDAVQQLDRKGKEKPKLVQKKRDPYIEEVEEVLRDRYKTTVKIKSNKEKGKIEINYYSQQDLQRLLDLLQ; encoded by the coding sequence ATGAGTAAACGCCTTGGTAAAGGACTTGACGCTCTAATTCCTTCGCTATCCGTTAATGAAGACGATAAAGTGGTGGAAATTTCCTTAAAGCAGCTTCGCGCAAATCCTTATCAGCCAAGAAAATCGTTTGATGAAGAAGCCATTAAAGAACTGGCCGAATCGATCCGTCAACATGGTGTCATTCAGCCGATCATTGTCAGAAGTGTTCTTAAAGGTTATGAGATCATTGCAGGGGAACGCCGTTTCCGTGCTTCACAATATTGTGGAAAAGAAACCATCCCTGCCGTTATCCGTAATTTCACTGATCAGCAGGTTATGGAAATTGCCCTCATCGAGAATCTCCAACGGGAGAATCTGAATGCGATGGAGGTTGCGGTAGCTTATCAGGGCCTGATGGATCAGTTCCAACTTACACAGGAAGAATTATCCATGAAGGTCGGAAAGTCCAGATCGCATATTGCGAATTTCCTACGCTTGTTGTCCTTGCCTGAAGAGGTTAAAGATTGTGTTTCACGTGGAACATTATCGATGGGACATGCAAGAGCACTTGTTGGATTAAAAAATCCGGTAGTGATCAAGCAGTTAGCCGAGCAGTGCATCGAAGGCGAATGGAGCGTTCGTCAACTGGAAGATGCGGTACAGCAGCTGGACCGGAAGGGGAAAGAGAAACCGAAACTTGTTCAGAAGAAACGCGACCCTTACATTGAAGAGGTCGAGGAAGTTCTTCGAGATCGCTATAAGACTACTGTAAAAATTAAATCCAATAAAGAAAAAGGCAAAATTGAAATCAATTATTACAGTCAGCAGGATCTGCAGCGTTTACTCGATTTGCTTCAATAA
- the mnmE gene encoding tRNA uridine-5-carboxymethylaminomethyl(34) synthesis GTPase MnmE, whose translation MLSDTIAAISTAVGEGGIAVIRVSGPDAIPEVAGLLRSRVKLTEAETHTVHYGFIIDPQTGEKTEEVLVTVMRAPRSFTMEDVVEISTHGGVISVKRVMDLLLQQPGIRLAEPGEFTKRAFLNGRIDLSQAEAVIDLIRSKSDRAFSMALKQVEGHLSREIKDMRYTLVETLAHIEVNIDYPEHDVESMTSEFIKERCNKVIAQIDRLLKTANEGKILREGITTAIVGRPNVGKSSLMNALTRENKAIVTDIPGTTRDVIEEFVTINNIPLKLLDTAGIRETLDVVEKIGVERSKAAVEEADLILLVLNGAEPLHEDELALIEGIRQRQVLVLINKTDLPQQLDRSKLREFFEEGQIVELSVKTRDGLERLEDAISELFFGGKLESGDLTYVSNVRHIALLKKAKQSLRDAYEASDSGIPIDIMQIDVRLAWEQLGEVIGDSAPDALLDQIFSQFCLGK comes from the coding sequence ATGTTGAGTGATACAATCGCCGCAATTTCTACCGCGGTAGGCGAAGGCGGCATTGCAGTTATCCGGGTCAGTGGACCTGATGCAATCCCGGAGGTTGCCGGGCTGCTGCGCTCCCGGGTTAAATTAACGGAAGCTGAAACGCATACGGTTCATTACGGTTTTATTATAGATCCCCAAACAGGCGAGAAAACGGAAGAAGTGCTAGTAACGGTGATGCGGGCGCCGCGTTCCTTCACGATGGAAGACGTTGTGGAGATCAGTACGCACGGCGGGGTAATTTCTGTGAAGCGGGTTATGGACTTGCTGCTCCAGCAGCCAGGGATCCGGTTAGCTGAGCCAGGCGAGTTCACCAAACGGGCTTTCTTGAACGGGCGGATCGACTTGTCCCAGGCTGAGGCGGTTATTGACCTGATCCGCTCCAAGTCGGATCGCGCTTTCTCCATGGCTTTGAAGCAGGTAGAGGGACACCTTTCCCGGGAAATAAAAGACATGCGGTATACGCTAGTGGAAACGCTGGCCCATATTGAGGTAAACATCGATTATCCGGAACATGATGTGGAGTCGATGACCAGCGAGTTTATTAAAGAGCGCTGCAATAAAGTCATCGCGCAGATCGACCGCCTGCTGAAGACGGCGAATGAAGGGAAGATTTTGCGGGAGGGAATCACCACGGCGATTGTCGGCCGTCCGAATGTCGGCAAATCGTCTTTGATGAACGCCTTGACCCGTGAAAATAAAGCGATCGTCACCGATATCCCGGGAACAACCCGGGATGTGATTGAGGAATTTGTGACGATCAACAATATTCCGCTGAAGCTGCTCGATACGGCAGGCATTCGCGAAACGCTGGACGTGGTTGAGAAGATCGGCGTGGAGCGCTCCAAGGCAGCGGTAGAAGAAGCGGATCTGATTCTGCTTGTGCTGAACGGCGCGGAGCCGCTGCATGAGGATGAGCTTGCTTTAATAGAAGGAATCCGTCAGCGTCAGGTGCTTGTCCTGATTAACAAGACGGATCTGCCGCAGCAGCTGGATCGCAGCAAGCTGCGCGAATTTTTTGAAGAGGGACAGATCGTGGAGTTGTCCGTGAAGACACGGGATGGGCTGGAGCGGCTTGAAGACGCGATCAGCGAGTTGTTTTTCGGCGGGAAGCTGGAGTCCGGGGATTTGACTTATGTCAGCAACGTGCGGCATATTGCCCTGCTCAAGAAGGCCAAACAGTCGCTGCGCGACGCTTATGAGGCCTCGGACAGCGGGATCCCGATCGACATTATGCAGATTGATGTACGGCTGGCCTGGGAGCAGCTGGGCGAAGTGATCGGCGATTCGGCGCCGGATGCGCTGCTGGATCAAATCTTCTCGCAATTTTGCCTCGGAAAATAA
- a CDS encoding DUF3343 domain-containing protein, whose amino-acid sequence MEDWLVMAFDSTQQALRSETLMEYMELEFDLFPTPKSITAGCALSIQFPSELLERVVHMVRQEKVEIRGIYKLEDEVYQAIKLEEV is encoded by the coding sequence ATGGAGGATTGGCTGGTCATGGCATTTGATTCCACACAGCAGGCACTTCGTTCCGAAACGCTGATGGAATATATGGAGCTTGAATTCGATTTATTTCCGACACCCAAATCAATAACGGCCGGCTGTGCGCTGTCCATTCAATTTCCATCCGAGTTACTGGAACGGGTAGTCCATATGGTTCGGCAGGAGAAAGTAGAAATCAGGGGGATCTACAAACTCGAGGACGAGGTTTATCAAGCAATAAAACTTGAGGAGGTTTGA